Proteins from a single region of bacterium:
- a CDS encoding zinc metallopeptidase, which produces MPIVFSPWVVILVPAIIFSIWAQMRVSGAFRKYSKVRSGQGLTGAQAARHLLDRAGLQEVRIEGIPGKMTDHYDPRDRTLRLSPDVANSTSLAALGIAAHEAGHALQDKDGYAPMKMRLGLVPVVNFGSSLMWPLVFGGFFFQIPVLISIGIVLYSAAVLFHVVTLPVEYNASSRALAELRNTGLLRDDEISGARRVLSAAALTYVAAMLTAILHLVYLVALSRD; this is translated from the coding sequence ATGCCGATTGTCTTCAGTCCCTGGGTCGTCATTCTGGTTCCGGCGATCATCTTTTCCATCTGGGCGCAGATGCGCGTTTCCGGCGCGTTTCGCAAGTACTCGAAGGTGCGCAGCGGGCAGGGTCTCACCGGCGCGCAGGCGGCCCGCCATCTGCTCGACCGCGCGGGCTTGCAAGAGGTGCGTATCGAGGGGATTCCCGGAAAGATGACCGACCACTACGACCCGCGCGACCGCACGTTGCGTCTGTCGCCCGACGTCGCCAACAGCACGTCGCTCGCCGCGCTCGGCATCGCCGCGCACGAAGCCGGCCACGCCCTGCAGGACAAGGACGGCTACGCCCCGATGAAGATGCGCCTTGGCCTGGTGCCGGTCGTCAACTTCGGTTCGAGCCTGATGTGGCCGCTTGTTTTCGGCGGATTCTTCTTTCAGATTCCCGTACTCATCAGCATCGGCATCGTGTTGTATTCCGCGGCGGTATTGTTCCACGTCGTGACGCTGCCGGTGGAATACAACGCGAGCAGCCGCGCCCTGGCCGAGCTTCGCAATACGGGCCTGTTGCGCGACGACGAGATCAGCGGGGCGAGGCGCGTGCTTTCCGCCGCCGCGCTGACGTACGTCGCCGCGATGCTGACCGCGATCCTGCACCTGGTGTACCTGGTCGCCCTTTCGCGCGACTAG
- the ligA gene encoding NAD-dependent DNA ligase LigA, with product MDRQGAEIRIRELRNQIGHHNRLYYELDRPEISDAEYDALFRELERLEAQFPELASPDSPTRMVGAKPAEKFEKFRHAQPMLSLGNAMDASELREFDARVRKLLELPAERGIDYVAEPKFDGLAVELVYENGALVAGATRGDGFVGELVTENLRRVHGIPARLAKGAPALVDVRGEVYMRTDDFVELNRRREEEGEAVFVNPRNAAAGSLRQLDPRVTSARPIAFFAYGVGRLEGARHARQSEILEALAAWGLPVNDRWRVCGGIDKAVAFYDDALAHRASLPYQIDGVVLKVNDLAWQDRLGFVSRSPRWAVAAKFPAQQARTAIRGIEINVGRLGTLTPVARLEPVFVGGATVSNASLHNQDEIDRLDVRVGDTVVVQRAGDVIPEVVSVVAELRPDGTKPFSILEAVGGKCPACGSDAVRLPGEVAVRCIGLACPRRLVTGILHFASKNAVNIDGLGEKIVTQLVDKGLAKSPVDIFRLSRSDWADLDRMAEKSADNMLAAIEASKKTTLAKFVYALGVRHVGEATAKALADELGSLDAIRQADEQALASVPDIGPIVARSIHGFFADPKNAALIDELLAQGFELAAPARVTGGPFSGKTFVLTGTLSAMTRPEAGARIEALGGRVAGSVSKKTSVVVAGEEAGSKLDKARDLGVEIWDEARFLAEIGETS from the coding sequence ATGGACCGTCAGGGCGCCGAAATCCGCATCCGCGAGCTTCGAAATCAGATCGGGCATCACAATCGGCTCTATTACGAGCTCGACCGGCCGGAAATTTCCGACGCGGAATACGACGCGCTTTTTCGCGAACTCGAGCGCCTGGAGGCGCAATTTCCCGAACTGGCTTCGCCCGACTCGCCAACGCGGATGGTCGGGGCGAAGCCGGCGGAAAAATTCGAGAAGTTTCGCCACGCGCAGCCAATGCTTTCGCTCGGAAACGCGATGGATGCCTCCGAACTTCGCGAATTCGACGCGCGCGTGCGCAAGCTGCTCGAATTGCCGGCGGAGCGCGGCATCGATTACGTCGCCGAACCGAAATTCGACGGCCTGGCGGTCGAGCTCGTTTACGAGAATGGTGCACTTGTCGCCGGCGCAACGCGAGGCGACGGGTTTGTCGGCGAGCTCGTCACGGAAAACCTTCGGCGCGTTCACGGCATCCCCGCGCGCCTCGCCAAGGGCGCGCCCGCGCTGGTTGATGTGCGCGGCGAGGTTTACATGCGCACCGACGATTTCGTGGAACTCAATCGACGGCGCGAGGAGGAGGGGGAGGCCGTTTTCGTCAATCCGCGCAACGCGGCCGCGGGCTCGCTGCGCCAACTCGATCCGCGCGTCACCTCCGCGCGGCCGATCGCTTTTTTCGCGTACGGCGTCGGCCGCCTGGAGGGTGCGCGCCACGCGCGGCAATCGGAGATCCTCGAGGCGCTGGCCGCCTGGGGGTTGCCGGTCAACGATCGCTGGCGCGTTTGCGGCGGCATCGACAAGGCGGTCGCTTTTTATGATGACGCCCTCGCGCACCGGGCGTCGTTGCCCTATCAGATCGACGGGGTCGTGCTGAAGGTCAACGATCTCGCGTGGCAAGACCGCCTCGGCTTTGTCAGCCGCAGCCCGCGCTGGGCGGTCGCCGCGAAGTTCCCCGCCCAGCAGGCGCGGACGGCGATCCGAGGCATCGAGATCAACGTCGGGCGCCTGGGCACGCTGACGCCGGTCGCCAGGCTCGAACCGGTCTTCGTCGGTGGCGCGACGGTATCGAACGCATCGCTGCACAATCAGGACGAGATCGACCGTCTGGACGTGCGCGTCGGCGATACGGTCGTCGTGCAGCGCGCGGGCGACGTCATTCCGGAAGTCGTTTCCGTCGTCGCCGAATTGCGGCCGGACGGCACGAAGCCGTTTTCGATCCTCGAGGCCGTCGGCGGCAAATGCCCCGCGTGCGGCTCGGACGCCGTGCGCCTGCCGGGCGAGGTGGCCGTGCGTTGCATCGGGCTCGCGTGCCCGCGCCGGCTCGTCACGGGCATCCTGCATTTCGCGTCAAAAAACGCCGTCAATATCGACGGCCTCGGCGAAAAGATCGTCACGCAGCTCGTGGACAAGGGGCTCGCCAAATCGCCGGTCGATATCTTTCGCCTTTCGCGATCGGACTGGGCCGACCTTGACCGCATGGCCGAAAAAAGCGCGGACAACATGCTGGCCGCGATCGAGGCGAGCAAGAAGACCACGCTTGCGAAATTCGTGTACGCGCTTGGCGTCCGGCACGTCGGCGAGGCGACGGCCAAGGCGCTCGCCGACGAGCTTGGCTCGCTCGATGCGATCCGCCAGGCGGATGAGCAAGCTCTTGCGTCAGTCCCGGACATCGGCCCGATCGTCGCCCGGTCGATCCACGGCTTTTTCGCCGATCCGAAAAACGCAGCGTTGATCGACGAGCTTTTGGCGCAGGGTTTCGAGTTGGCCGCGCCGGCGCGCGTCACCGGCGGGCCGTTTTCCGGAAAGACGTTCGTGCTGACCGGGACGCTTTCGGCAATGACACGACCGGAGGCGGGCGCGCGGATCGAGGCGCTAGGCGGGCGCGTCGCGGGTAGCGTGTCAAAAAAGACGAGCGTCGTTGTCGCGGGCGAGGAGGCGGGAAGCAAACTCGACAAGGCGCGCGATCTCGGTGTCGAGATCTGGGACGAGGCGCGCTTTCTCGCCGAGATCGGGGAAACGTCATGA
- a CDS encoding acylphosphatase — translation MTEAAHVVVTGLVQGVFFRASAKAKARELGLSGWCRNRPDGAVELVVEGERARVEKMIAWCRQGPPSARVDGVSVGWVDPAGLTSFEVRH, via the coding sequence ATGACCGAAGCCGCGCATGTCGTCGTGACGGGACTGGTGCAGGGGGTGTTTTTTCGCGCGAGTGCCAAGGCGAAGGCGCGCGAGCTTGGTCTTTCGGGCTGGTGCCGCAATCGCCCGGACGGCGCCGTAGAGCTTGTCGTCGAGGGCGAACGCGCCCGCGTGGAAAAGATGATCGCCTGGTGCCGGCAAGGCCCGCCGTCCGCGCGCGTGGACGGCGTGAGCGTGGGATGGGTCGATCCCGCGGGGCTGACCTCGTTTGAGGTGCGCCATTAA